In one window of Arachis ipaensis cultivar K30076 chromosome B06, Araip1.1, whole genome shotgun sequence DNA:
- the LOC110264070 gene encoding GATA zinc finger domain-containing protein 14-like isoform X1, which produces MSNNNVSSSPANQPEKKGKEKVNFDEMNKDKGILVNESNVPNNMNNKRKAIVLGDDHDNPNTDGSAAVTEDGSDSTKEQEPNSDKTIVIGSQNSQKKKIWYNCTFCDKSFSSAQALGGHQNGHRMERMQRSHNNNNSGNDGIQLLNNMTMGVGMNSSSSTSSMELPSSPTIPSFRPFFNGEPNMMIMGYNINNDYHPYHHGLFQNNGGRPSNFFSPGPVVGANNNFTYPRVGSAFGAVGVGNVGAFQHPYEFRTRVGLNDAASVNPGPGGTSQHPRPPVAAVEIRGARIGNINNNNNGGVQRQIVNEACETPQGEFEFVLLPCAARNNDMVEIDFGLVPKKDEN; this is translated from the exons ATGTCAAACAACAACGTCTCTTCTTCCCCAGCAAACCAGCCTGagaagaagggtaaagagaaagttaATTTTGATGAAATGAACAAGGACAAGGGGATCCTAGTCAACGAATCAAACGTTCCAAACAACATGAACAACAAGCGCAAAGCAATCGTGTTAGGAGATGATCATGATAATCCTAATACCGATGGTTCTGCTGCTGTTACTGAAGATGGAAGTGATTCCACTAAAGAACAGGAACCCAACTCTGACAAAACTATCGTTATTGGTAGCCAGAATTCGCAAAAGAAGAAAATTTGGTACAACTGCACCTTTTGTGACAAGAGCTTTTCTTCCGCACAAGCTCTTGGGGGTCACCAAAATGGTCACAGAATGGAGAGAATGCAACGGTCCCATAACAATAATAACAGTGGAAATGATGGGATCCAACTCTTAAATAACATGACCATGGGTGTGGGTATGAACTCATCATCGTCAACAAGCTCCATGGAGCTACCGTCTTCGCCAACCATCCCTTCTTTTAGGCCCTTCTTTAATGGGGAACCTAATATGATGATCATGGGATACAATATTAATAATGATTATCATCCTTATCATCATGGTTTATTCCAGAACAATGGAGGGAGACCATCAAACTTTTTCAGTCCTGGCCCTGTGGTTGGTGCAAATAACAATTTTACATACCCTCGTGTTGGTTCTGCTTTTGGTGCAGTGGGAGTTGGAAACGTTGGTGCATTTCAGCATCCATATGAATTTCGAACAAGAG TAGGCCTCAATGATGCTGCATCAGTGAACCCTGGACCTGGTGGTACATCTCAGCATCCTCGTCCTCCTGTGGCTGCTGTTGAGATTAGAGGAGCTAGAATTGGGAAtatcaacaataataataacggtGGTGTCCAAAGGCAGATTGTGAATGAGGCCTGTGAGACCCCACAGGGTGAATTTGAGTTTGTTTTGCTTCCATGTGCAGCAAGAAACAACGATATGGTGGAGATTGACTTTGGTCTGGTTCCAAAGAAAGACGAAAATtga
- the LOC110264070 gene encoding zinc finger protein JAGGED-like isoform X2, whose amino-acid sequence MSNNNVSSSPANQPEKKGKEKVNFDEMNKDKGILVNESNVPNNMNNKRKAIVLGDDHDNPNTDGSAAVTEDGSDSTKEQEPNSDKTIVIGSQNSQKKKIWYNCTFCDKSFSSAQALGGHQNGHRMERMQRSHNNNNSGNDGIQLLNNMTMGVGMNSSSSTSSMELPSSPTIPSFRPFFNGEPNMMIMGYNINNDYHPYHHGLFQNNGGRPSNFFSPGPVVGANNNFTYPRVGSAFGAVGVGNVGAFQHPYEFRTRGLNDAASVNPGPGGTSQHPRPPVAAVEIRGARIGNINNNNNGGVQRQIVNEACETPQGEFEFVLLPCAARNNDMVEIDFGLVPKKDEN is encoded by the exons ATGTCAAACAACAACGTCTCTTCTTCCCCAGCAAACCAGCCTGagaagaagggtaaagagaaagttaATTTTGATGAAATGAACAAGGACAAGGGGATCCTAGTCAACGAATCAAACGTTCCAAACAACATGAACAACAAGCGCAAAGCAATCGTGTTAGGAGATGATCATGATAATCCTAATACCGATGGTTCTGCTGCTGTTACTGAAGATGGAAGTGATTCCACTAAAGAACAGGAACCCAACTCTGACAAAACTATCGTTATTGGTAGCCAGAATTCGCAAAAGAAGAAAATTTGGTACAACTGCACCTTTTGTGACAAGAGCTTTTCTTCCGCACAAGCTCTTGGGGGTCACCAAAATGGTCACAGAATGGAGAGAATGCAACGGTCCCATAACAATAATAACAGTGGAAATGATGGGATCCAACTCTTAAATAACATGACCATGGGTGTGGGTATGAACTCATCATCGTCAACAAGCTCCATGGAGCTACCGTCTTCGCCAACCATCCCTTCTTTTAGGCCCTTCTTTAATGGGGAACCTAATATGATGATCATGGGATACAATATTAATAATGATTATCATCCTTATCATCATGGTTTATTCCAGAACAATGGAGGGAGACCATCAAACTTTTTCAGTCCTGGCCCTGTGGTTGGTGCAAATAACAATTTTACATACCCTCGTGTTGGTTCTGCTTTTGGTGCAGTGGGAGTTGGAAACGTTGGTGCATTTCAGCATCCATATGAATTTCGAACAAGAG GCCTCAATGATGCTGCATCAGTGAACCCTGGACCTGGTGGTACATCTCAGCATCCTCGTCCTCCTGTGGCTGCTGTTGAGATTAGAGGAGCTAGAATTGGGAAtatcaacaataataataacggtGGTGTCCAAAGGCAGATTGTGAATGAGGCCTGTGAGACCCCACAGGGTGAATTTGAGTTTGTTTTGCTTCCATGTGCAGCAAGAAACAACGATATGGTGGAGATTGACTTTGGTCTGGTTCCAAAGAAAGACGAAAATtga